In Planifilum fulgidum, a genomic segment contains:
- a CDS encoding SCP2 sterol-binding domain-containing protein, whose amino-acid sequence MAYEAFTEEWAKEWARHLNQNPNYRKVASTWEWPLVLKVEKDESVGLDEDRAIYLDLWHGECREARAATEEDLEKAPYVVSADPYTWKLIFERKLEPISTLMRGRLKLVKGDMSTLSGYVMAAKYLLEDALKVDTEIPEGLK is encoded by the coding sequence GTGGCGTATGAAGCGTTTACGGAGGAATGGGCGAAGGAATGGGCCAGGCATTTGAACCAAAATCCCAATTACCGGAAGGTGGCTTCGACCTGGGAGTGGCCGTTGGTGCTGAAGGTGGAAAAGGATGAATCCGTCGGCCTGGACGAAGACCGGGCCATCTATCTGGATCTGTGGCACGGGGAGTGCCGCGAGGCCCGGGCGGCGACGGAGGAGGATCTGGAAAAGGCCCCGTATGTGGTCAGTGCCGATCCCTACACGTGGAAGTTGATCTTTGAGCGGAAGCTGGAGCCCATTTCGACACTGATGCGCGGCAGGTTGAAGCTGGTGAAAGGGGATATGTCCACCCTGTCCGGTTATGTGATGGCGGCCAAATATCTGTTGGAGGATGCGCTGAAAGTGGATACGGAGATTCCCGAAGGCCTGAAATGA
- a CDS encoding R2-like ligand-binding oxidase, protein MRELTTSKRGLDHSLLPMRLYHKAKKLGVWDPQDIDLTQDKKDWEKFNDVEKEMTLRLCAMFQAGEEAVTRDLLPLIQVISNEGRLEEEMYLTTFLFEEAKHTEIFRRFLDEVGDVPEKDLSVYHLDNYRKMFYEYLPQAMERLNHDPSPEAQAEASVTYNMIVEGVLAETGYYSTFQSYKRLGIMPGTVQAFHYLQRDESRHIAYGVYLLQRLIIEHDVWDVVQKRMEFLLPVAIGIVNELINQVDELPFGLDKEEMIQYAMKQFDIRMSLLERARGKSAKDLSSLSEETMKTVKEEF, encoded by the coding sequence GTGCGCGAGTTGACCACCAGCAAGAGGGGCCTGGATCACTCCCTTCTGCCCATGCGTCTTTATCACAAGGCCAAAAAGTTGGGAGTTTGGGATCCGCAGGACATCGATTTGACCCAGGACAAAAAGGACTGGGAAAAATTCAATGATGTGGAAAAGGAAATGACCCTGCGCCTGTGCGCCATGTTTCAGGCCGGCGAGGAAGCGGTCACCCGGGATTTGCTCCCCCTGATCCAGGTGATTTCCAACGAGGGACGGCTGGAAGAGGAGATGTATCTGACCACCTTCCTCTTCGAAGAGGCGAAGCACACCGAGATCTTTCGCCGGTTCCTGGACGAGGTGGGGGATGTCCCCGAGAAGGACTTGTCCGTGTATCACCTGGACAATTACCGGAAAATGTTTTACGAGTATCTGCCGCAGGCCATGGAGCGCCTCAATCACGATCCCTCCCCGGAAGCCCAGGCGGAGGCCTCCGTCACCTACAACATGATTGTGGAGGGGGTCCTGGCGGAGACGGGGTATTACTCCACCTTCCAATCCTACAAGCGGCTCGGCATCATGCCCGGGACCGTCCAGGCCTTTCATTACCTGCAGCGGGACGAATCCCGTCACATCGCCTACGGCGTTTACCTCCTGCAGCGCCTCATCATCGAACACGACGTGTGGGATGTGGTCCAGAAGCGGATGGAGTTTCTCCTGCCGGTGGCCATCGGGATCGTGAATGAATTGATCAATCAGGTGGACGAACTTCCCTTTGGGCTGGATAAGGAAGAGATGATCCAGTATGCCATGAAGCAGTTCGATATCCGGATGAGCCTGTTGGAGCGGGCGCGCGGAAAATCGGCGAAGGATCTTTCCAGCCTGAGCGAGGAGACGATGAAGACGGTGAAGGAAGAGTTCTGA
- a CDS encoding ABC1 kinase family protein, whose product MATPVPKDQGERSAEQVKPLSAEEKERIRQEIWKMRRAITKGGRFRTIAGVMAKHGLLYLLTDRSMFRWIPGKRTTPEDDQELQRVGRRLRLAFEELGPTFIKLGQVLVTRQELIPEPVTAELAKLLDEVPPMPFRYMAYVMDEELPEGLATFEWIDKEPIGSASLAQVYRARLKDGRMCAVKVVRPHVGKLFQTDIAVIRKFARRVHRLLPPEWAAAVDLPGLVDDYYSSSMNELDMRVEARNMEEHGRLGEEFETIGVPEVYHATPSVLVMEYVDGWNLKEFPVDFLTFEERFERMMDLAHYYIKTFTEGYYHADPHGSNLILDRRTKKVIGIDWGMVGRLDALHTEAIFRMLLHIRLNQAEDAAEAALDIVHPTPYTDPVRLKDEIRTVFIRYVNSEQGSKYNWGNLLIQAITVAMRNYCRIPNGLALWAKGFSAAEGTARWLCPEISYHVVLESADVQILRRWLGRRFNYRANASWITEAAKLVATLPRRINKILEKLAWNDWKWVVVNRLDDDSARQLNRMVNRITLGVMASGLFVGSSLLLSFGGEQVLSVPSLRWLAVGMLWGSAVLALYVVWRVIRSKRA is encoded by the coding sequence GTGGCAACTCCGGTCCCGAAGGATCAAGGGGAAAGGTCCGCGGAACAGGTGAAGCCGCTTTCCGCGGAGGAGAAGGAAAGGATCCGGCAAGAGATCTGGAAAATGCGGAGGGCCATCACGAAGGGCGGGCGCTTTCGAACCATCGCAGGGGTCATGGCCAAACACGGGCTTTTGTATTTGCTGACGGACCGGAGCATGTTTCGCTGGATTCCGGGCAAAAGAACCACGCCGGAGGATGACCAGGAATTGCAGCGGGTCGGCCGTCGCCTTCGCCTCGCCTTTGAGGAGCTGGGGCCCACTTTCATCAAGTTGGGGCAGGTGCTGGTGACCCGGCAGGAATTGATTCCGGAACCCGTCACGGCGGAGTTGGCCAAGTTGCTGGATGAGGTTCCCCCGATGCCCTTCCGGTATATGGCGTACGTCATGGATGAGGAGTTGCCCGAGGGTTTGGCCACCTTCGAATGGATCGACAAGGAACCGATCGGATCCGCCTCGCTGGCGCAGGTTTACCGGGCCCGACTGAAGGACGGGCGCATGTGCGCGGTCAAAGTGGTCCGCCCCCACGTGGGGAAACTGTTTCAGACGGATATCGCGGTGATCCGGAAATTCGCCCGGCGCGTTCACAGGCTTCTTCCTCCCGAGTGGGCGGCGGCCGTCGATCTGCCGGGATTGGTCGACGATTACTACAGCAGTTCGATGAATGAGCTGGATATGCGCGTCGAGGCGCGAAACATGGAGGAACACGGCCGGCTGGGCGAGGAGTTTGAAACGATCGGCGTACCCGAGGTTTATCACGCGACGCCTTCCGTTTTGGTGATGGAATATGTGGACGGGTGGAATCTGAAGGAGTTTCCGGTCGATTTTCTCACCTTTGAAGAGCGCTTTGAAAGGATGATGGACCTGGCCCACTATTATATCAAGACCTTTACCGAAGGATATTATCACGCCGATCCTCACGGGTCCAATCTCATCCTGGACCGCCGCACCAAAAAGGTGATCGGCATCGACTGGGGCATGGTGGGCCGGCTGGATGCCCTGCACACGGAAGCGATTTTCCGGATGTTGCTCCACATCCGGCTGAATCAGGCGGAGGATGCGGCGGAGGCCGCCTTGGACATCGTCCATCCGACGCCGTATACGGATCCCGTCCGCCTGAAGGACGAGATTCGGACGGTCTTTATCCGATATGTCAACAGCGAACAGGGAAGCAAATACAACTGGGGCAATCTGCTGATTCAGGCGATCACCGTCGCCATGCGCAATTACTGCCGGATCCCCAACGGCCTGGCTCTGTGGGCCAAGGGCTTTTCGGCGGCGGAGGGAACGGCCCGTTGGCTGTGTCCCGAGATCAGCTACCATGTGGTGCTGGAGTCGGCCGACGTGCAGATTCTTCGCCGCTGGCTGGGGCGGCGCTTCAACTATCGGGCCAACGCCAGCTGGATCACGGAGGCCGCCAAACTGGTCGCCACTTTACCGCGCCGGATCAACAAGATCCTGGAAAAGCTGGCGTGGAACGATTGGAAATGGGTGGTGGTGAACCGCCTGGACGATGATTCCGCCCGCCAGTTGAACCGGATGGTGAACCGGATCACCCTGGGCGTGATGGCCAGCGGGTTGTTTGTGGGCAGCTCCCTGCTCCTTTCCTTCGGAGGCGAGCAGGTGCTTTCGGTTCCTTCCCTCCGCTGGCTGGCGGTGGGCATGCTGTGGGGTTCGGCGGTCCTCGCTTTATATGTGGTGTGGCGGGTGATCCGTTCCAAAAGGGCTTGA
- a CDS encoding iron-containing alcohol dehydrogenase yields MDSFVFRNPTKLIFGKGQLEALKTELPRGGKILLVYGGGSIKRNGIYQKTLSLLNEIGAEVHELPGVEPNPRLSTVHRGVEICRSKGIDFLLAVGGGSVIDCTKAIAVGAKYDGDVWEIITRKAEPSDALPLGTVLTHAATGSEMNHISVITNWETKEKIGWGSPLVYPRFSILDPVHTFTVPKEQTVYGIVDMMCHALEEYFSPSPNVPLQERFAESILTTVIETAPKLVSDLENYEYRETIMLCGTMALNGVLKMGMRGDWATHNLEHAVSAVYDIPHGAGLAILFPNWMRYMAEKGIAIGKFLPLATRVFGVNPAGKEEREIALEGIRRLRAFWSDLGAPARLADYGIGEDALDILADKAMHAGPFGRLRPLEREDVLQILRMSL; encoded by the coding sequence GTGGATTCCTTCGTATTTCGCAATCCCACCAAATTGATCTTCGGAAAAGGCCAGCTGGAAGCGTTGAAAACCGAACTCCCCCGCGGCGGGAAGATCCTGCTCGTCTATGGAGGGGGAAGCATCAAGCGAAACGGCATTTATCAAAAGACCTTGTCCCTTTTGAATGAGATCGGCGCCGAAGTGCACGAGCTCCCCGGGGTGGAACCCAACCCGCGCCTTTCCACCGTCCATCGGGGCGTGGAAATCTGCCGCTCGAAGGGAATCGATTTCCTCCTGGCGGTGGGGGGCGGAAGCGTCATCGACTGCACCAAGGCGATCGCCGTCGGGGCCAAATACGACGGGGACGTATGGGAGATCATCACCCGGAAGGCGGAGCCTTCAGACGCCCTTCCCCTGGGAACGGTGCTTACCCACGCAGCGACCGGCTCGGAGATGAACCACATTTCGGTGATCACCAACTGGGAAACCAAGGAAAAGATCGGCTGGGGATCCCCGCTGGTCTATCCCCGGTTTTCCATCCTGGACCCGGTTCACACCTTCACCGTTCCGAAAGAACAGACGGTGTACGGCATCGTCGACATGATGTGCCACGCCCTTGAAGAATACTTCAGCCCGTCTCCCAATGTTCCCCTGCAGGAACGGTTCGCCGAGTCCATCCTGACGACGGTGATCGAAACGGCGCCCAAACTGGTAAGCGACCTGGAAAACTACGAATACCGGGAAACCATCATGCTCTGCGGAACGATGGCTTTAAACGGCGTGCTCAAAATGGGCATGAGGGGGGATTGGGCAACCCACAACCTGGAACACGCCGTCTCGGCGGTCTACGACATTCCCCACGGCGCCGGACTTGCCATCCTGTTCCCCAACTGGATGCGCTACATGGCGGAAAAGGGAATCGCCATCGGCAAATTCCTCCCATTGGCCACCCGCGTTTTCGGCGTGAATCCGGCCGGAAAAGAAGAACGGGAGATCGCCCTCGAGGGAATCCGTCGCTTGCGCGCCTTTTGGAGCGACCTCGGCGCCCCGGCCCGCCTTGCCGACTACGGCATCGGCGAGGATGCGCTGGACATTCTGGCCGACAAGGCGATGCACGCCGGACCCTTCGGCCGCCTTCGTCCCTTGGAACGGGAGGATGTCCTGCAAATTCTGCGGATGTCATTGTGA
- a CDS encoding DUF3054 domain-containing protein — translation MNQKTTSILVIVDLAIILLFSAVGRLSHHMALDPSLLLNTTLPFAAAWLIVGALTGIFKPASVESTGRAFKSTLLTLVIAGPLGVLLRSLLIGRMPFYTFWFIGPLNLAMFMLPWRLVYAYFKRKTG, via the coding sequence ATGAACCAGAAAACAACCTCCATTCTCGTGATCGTCGATTTGGCGATCATTCTGTTGTTTTCCGCAGTCGGAAGACTCAGCCATCACATGGCCCTCGATCCCTCATTGCTGCTGAACACCACTCTTCCCTTCGCCGCCGCCTGGCTGATTGTCGGCGCGCTGACCGGCATTTTTAAACCCGCTTCCGTCGAAAGCACCGGGCGGGCCTTCAAAAGCACTTTGTTGACCCTGGTGATTGCCGGTCCCTTGGGCGTTCTTCTGCGCAGTTTGCTGATCGGAAGAATGCCGTTTTACACCTTCTGGTTTATCGGTCCCCTCAATTTGGCCATGTTTATGCTCCCCTGGCGTTTGGTATATGCTTATTTTAAAAGAAAGACGGGATGA
- a CDS encoding serine/threonine protein kinase: MDWKLIEPLLKEIRIEAHPENQPVNILSVPPPLKVAGAGTDAVVVRHPDFPPLAFKVYAEGRRQAKENEYAAYRRLGRSPYFPVCYGKGSFYLVLSYEEGPTLYDCLVKGIPIPEQAIDDVEKARTYARQAGLNPRDIHLKNVLLQRGRAKLLDVSEYVKPGNDGRWDHLVQAYRRFYPLIAGRRIPVWLLEMVKKAYYRQVAGDFSVSDFGRRFLPFIKR, from the coding sequence ATGGATTGGAAATTAATAGAACCTTTGCTGAAAGAAATCCGCATAGAGGCCCATCCGGAAAATCAGCCCGTCAACATCCTATCCGTCCCGCCGCCTTTGAAAGTGGCGGGCGCGGGCACCGATGCCGTGGTGGTTCGCCATCCCGATTTTCCGCCATTGGCATTCAAGGTGTATGCCGAGGGTCGAAGACAGGCCAAGGAGAATGAATATGCCGCCTACCGGCGCCTGGGACGGTCTCCCTATTTCCCGGTTTGTTACGGGAAGGGGAGTTTTTATCTGGTGCTGAGTTACGAAGAGGGACCCACCCTTTATGACTGCCTGGTCAAAGGGATTCCCATACCGGAGCAGGCGATCGACGATGTGGAAAAGGCCCGGACCTATGCCCGTCAGGCGGGGCTCAATCCCCGCGACATTCACCTGAAAAATGTGTTGCTGCAGAGGGGACGCGCCAAACTGCTGGATGTTTCCGAATACGTAAAGCCCGGGAATGACGGGCGTTGGGACCACCTGGTCCAGGCATACCGGAGATTTTATCCTTTGATCGCCGGACGGAGGATTCCCGTCTGGCTGCTCGAGATGGTGAAGAAGGCTTATTACCGCCAAGTCGCGGGGGATTTTTCCGTCAGCGATTTCGGACGGCGGTTTTTGCCGTTCATCAAGAGGTGA
- a CDS encoding extracellular solute-binding protein — translation MKRWRKCLTGLLAVGLASGIIACSTQEATEDSSGKKEYTITSLDFLYEDIPPKDGEGVRMIEEKFNVEYRREYGIYTDYLEKLSARMASGDIPDVIGFESQIDRANFFRWAKQGAFLPLNEYIGDYPTLKAVPQEVWNAVTVDGKIYAIPKYFPKKYLNTPVIRQDWLDNLGLKMPTNYEELKEVAIAFAKNDPDGNGKDDTYGMVLGKDLWPQYAFGAYWDMNAWYHQNGRGQYVPGVITEQWKESIRMMRDLYREGAIPKDFAVYDPVEAAKMFYAGKAGIFVRGPVEMPEANMEALQKIHPEADLSPIPPFEAPDGSKGYTAGSGYYTMNALSAKLKDEPGKVRRILEIIDFGRRFYSWKERNPDNEDFDWMYGHEGKGYHMVDGRPVVTERTEGLAPWHYLLDNKMWAPNDEANRYSLTYKNSAFKELAEELEKMHAETRHYLNPIHQVYSETEARIGLEITRNLLNEQAKMITGDLPLSEWDRIVRRYLENGGQQIIEEVNREMKVKNVQPRWE, via the coding sequence GTGAAACGTTGGCGCAAGTGTCTGACGGGATTGCTGGCTGTCGGTTTGGCGTCGGGCATTATTGCCTGTTCAACGCAGGAGGCGACGGAGGATTCTTCCGGAAAAAAGGAATATACGATCACTTCGCTGGATTTCTTGTATGAGGATATCCCGCCGAAGGACGGGGAAGGCGTGCGGATGATCGAGGAGAAGTTCAATGTGGAATACCGCAGGGAATACGGCATTTACACGGATTATTTGGAAAAACTTTCGGCCCGCATGGCTTCCGGGGATATCCCCGACGTCATCGGCTTTGAATCCCAGATCGATCGGGCGAATTTCTTCCGGTGGGCCAAGCAGGGGGCTTTCCTCCCGCTGAACGAGTACATTGGCGATTATCCCACCTTGAAAGCCGTCCCGCAGGAAGTGTGGAACGCCGTCACGGTGGATGGGAAAATTTATGCCATCCCCAAATATTTTCCGAAAAAATACCTGAACACGCCGGTCATCCGCCAGGATTGGCTGGACAATCTCGGTTTGAAAATGCCCACCAACTATGAAGAGTTGAAGGAAGTGGCCATTGCCTTCGCCAAGAACGATCCCGACGGAAACGGCAAGGACGATACGTACGGGATGGTGCTGGGAAAAGATCTGTGGCCCCAATACGCTTTCGGCGCGTACTGGGATATGAACGCATGGTATCACCAAAACGGACGGGGGCAATACGTGCCCGGCGTCATCACCGAGCAGTGGAAGGAGTCCATCCGGATGATGCGGGATCTGTACCGGGAGGGGGCGATTCCCAAAGATTTCGCAGTGTATGATCCCGTCGAGGCCGCGAAGATGTTTTATGCGGGAAAGGCGGGAATCTTCGTCCGGGGTCCCGTGGAGATGCCGGAAGCGAACATGGAGGCGCTGCAGAAGATCCATCCGGAAGCCGATCTTTCCCCCATTCCACCCTTTGAAGCTCCCGATGGTTCAAAGGGGTATACCGCCGGGTCCGGGTATTACACGATGAACGCCCTTTCCGCCAAACTGAAGGATGAACCCGGAAAGGTGCGACGGATTTTGGAAATCATCGACTTCGGGCGCCGGTTTTACTCCTGGAAGGAAAGAAATCCGGACAACGAAGATTTCGATTGGATGTACGGACACGAAGGGAAAGGGTATCACATGGTGGATGGACGGCCGGTCGTTACGGAGCGGACCGAGGGGCTGGCCCCGTGGCACTATCTCCTTGACAACAAAATGTGGGCTCCGAACGACGAGGCGAACCGTTATTCCCTGACCTACAAAAACAGCGCCTTCAAGGAACTGGCCGAAGAATTGGAGAAAATGCACGCGGAAACCCGCCACTATTTAAATCCGATCCATCAGGTGTATTCCGAGACCGAAGCGCGGATCGGACTGGAGATCACCCGGAATCTGTTGAATGAACAGGCCAAAATGATCACCGGGGATCTGCCCCTGTCCGAATGGGATCGAATCGTTCGCAGGTATCTGGAGAACGGGGGACAGCAAATAATCGAAGAAGTCAACCGGGAGATGAAGGTAAAAAACGTCCAGCCCCGTTGGGAATAG
- a CDS encoding SpoVR family protein, producing the protein MQPRDMELLERAIEEITDRAVAAGLDFFPMRYEITPPDILYSIGAYGMPTRFSHWSFGKAYYRMKTDYDFGLSKIYELVINSDPCYAFLLESNSLLQNKLIVAHVLAHSDFFKNNAYFSLTNRNMVESMAVTARRIRAWEEQYGRKTVESFLDAVLSINEHVDPHAVFRDGTPTGYRPRLQEEPDDGRRNRFADSPRDDGAARHSASDSGRPQKEEKDVVRFIADRSPVLEDWEREIMYRLRDEMLYFWPQLETKIMNEGWATFWHVQILREMDLDEEEAVEFAAMHARLIQPPVTGINPYLLGWKMFVWLDRNLGREAIFDIRATESDVSFLRNYLNKELAEEMDLFVFRRSGDQWKITSKDVEEVREHLIRSRINGGYPYIVACDDNYQNRGELYLLHRYDGTELDTRYIAKTLPLVHRLWGRSVHLETVISGQNVRYTWDGEKLSHRV; encoded by the coding sequence ATGCAACCCCGTGACATGGAGCTGCTGGAACGGGCGATTGAAGAGATCACGGATCGGGCCGTGGCCGCCGGGCTCGATTTTTTCCCGATGCGATACGAAATCACTCCGCCGGACATCCTCTACTCCATCGGCGCCTACGGAATGCCCACCCGGTTTTCCCACTGGAGCTTCGGCAAAGCCTATTACCGGATGAAAACCGATTACGACTTCGGCCTGAGCAAAATCTACGAGCTGGTGATCAACTCCGATCCCTGTTACGCCTTTCTGCTGGAGTCCAACTCCCTGCTTCAGAACAAGCTGATCGTCGCCCACGTTCTGGCCCACAGCGACTTTTTCAAAAACAACGCCTATTTTTCCCTCACCAACCGGAACATGGTGGAAAGCATGGCGGTCACCGCCCGCCGCATCCGCGCCTGGGAAGAACAATACGGGCGAAAAACCGTGGAAAGCTTCCTGGACGCCGTCCTGTCCATCAACGAACACGTCGACCCCCACGCCGTCTTCCGGGACGGCACACCCACCGGTTACCGTCCGCGGCTTCAGGAGGAACCGGACGACGGCCGGCGAAACCGTTTCGCCGACTCTCCCCGCGACGACGGTGCGGCAAGGCATTCCGCCTCGGACTCTGGGCGGCCGCAAAAGGAAGAAAAAGATGTCGTCCGCTTCATCGCCGACCGTTCGCCCGTCCTGGAAGACTGGGAAAGGGAAATCATGTACCGGCTTCGGGATGAGATGCTGTACTTCTGGCCCCAGCTGGAAACCAAGATCATGAACGAGGGATGGGCCACCTTCTGGCACGTGCAGATCCTGCGGGAGATGGACCTCGATGAAGAGGAGGCCGTCGAATTCGCCGCCATGCACGCCCGGCTCATCCAGCCCCCGGTAACGGGGATCAATCCCTATCTGTTGGGATGGAAAATGTTCGTCTGGTTGGACCGGAACCTGGGCCGGGAAGCCATTTTCGACATCCGGGCCACCGAATCCGACGTTTCCTTCCTGCGCAACTATCTGAACAAAGAACTGGCCGAGGAGATGGATCTCTTCGTCTTCCGCCGCAGCGGCGACCAATGGAAAATCACCTCCAAGGACGTGGAGGAAGTGCGGGAACACCTCATCCGTTCCCGCATCAACGGGGGATATCCCTACATCGTGGCCTGTGACGACAACTATCAAAACCGGGGGGAACTCTACCTGCTCCACCGCTACGACGGAACGGAGCTGGACACCCGTTACATCGCCAAGACGCTTCCGTTGGTCCATCGCCTGTGGGGGCGCTCCGTCCATCTGGAAACGGTGATCAGCGGCCAAAACGTCCGCTACACCTGGGACGGCGAGAAGCTGTCCCACCGGGTGTAA
- the yhbH gene encoding sporulation protein YhbH, with protein MTAKRLFLLSREDWSLHRKGELDQLRHQERVREAIRENLSDLISEESIILNRNGQKVKVPIRTLEEVRFRFNRDKQTHVGQGDGTARPGDVLGRASPGAGQGPGAGDQPGEDIYEAEVSEEELAAIVFEGWELPDLKHKEQDQLPAARPVFDDIRKRGLMGNLDKKRTYLESLKRSLREGSATPTFRPEDLRFKTWDEKELPQSKAAVFAMMDTSGSMGTFQKWMARAFFHWMVKFLKTRYPHVETVFLAHHTEAMQVTEEQFFHRVESGGTRCSSVYELALRLIETRYPAQRYNLYAYHFTDGDNLPSDNDPAVELTRRLIEKCNRVGYGEINPNARSNTLMQHMRSIQHPAFVTATFRSKEDIHPALKRFFSRAGSEGGSRHATP; from the coding sequence ATGACGGCAAAGCGTCTGTTTCTCCTTTCCCGGGAGGACTGGTCCCTTCACCGGAAAGGCGAACTGGACCAGCTGCGCCACCAAGAAAGAGTTCGGGAGGCGATCCGTGAAAACCTCTCCGATTTGATCTCCGAAGAATCGATCATCCTCAACCGGAACGGCCAAAAAGTGAAAGTGCCGATCCGCACCCTGGAAGAAGTTCGCTTCCGCTTCAACCGGGACAAACAGACCCACGTCGGCCAAGGGGACGGAACGGCCCGGCCCGGCGACGTCCTCGGCAGGGCGTCCCCCGGCGCCGGCCAGGGTCCCGGCGCCGGCGACCAGCCCGGCGAAGACATCTATGAAGCGGAAGTTTCGGAGGAAGAACTGGCCGCCATCGTCTTCGAGGGATGGGAACTGCCCGATCTGAAGCACAAGGAGCAGGACCAACTCCCCGCAGCGCGCCCGGTCTTCGACGACATCCGCAAACGGGGACTGATGGGGAATCTGGACAAAAAGCGAACCTACCTGGAAAGCCTCAAGCGCTCCCTGCGGGAGGGAAGCGCCACCCCGACCTTCCGGCCGGAGGACCTGCGGTTCAAAACCTGGGACGAAAAGGAACTGCCCCAATCCAAGGCCGCCGTCTTTGCCATGATGGACACCTCCGGCTCCATGGGAACCTTCCAGAAGTGGATGGCCAGGGCCTTTTTCCACTGGATGGTCAAATTCCTCAAGACCCGGTATCCCCACGTGGAAACCGTCTTCCTGGCCCATCACACCGAAGCGATGCAGGTGACGGAGGAACAGTTCTTCCACCGGGTCGAAAGCGGGGGAACCCGCTGTTCCTCGGTGTACGAATTGGCCCTCCGGCTGATCGAAACCCGCTATCCGGCGCAACGGTACAACCTGTACGCCTACCATTTCACCGACGGAGACAATCTGCCCAGCGACAACGATCCGGCCGTGGAACTGACCCGGCGGCTCATCGAAAAATGCAACCGCGTCGGATACGGTGAAATCAACCCCAACGCCCGCTCCAACACCCTGATGCAACACATGCGATCCATCCAGCATCCGGCCTTTGTCACGGCCACTTTCCGATCCAAGGAAGACATCCATCCGGCTTTGAAGCGGTTTTTCTCCCGCGCCGGCAGCGAAGGGGGGAGCCGGCATGCAACCCCGTGA